The Vigna angularis cultivar LongXiaoDou No.4 chromosome 6, ASM1680809v1, whole genome shotgun sequence genome contains the following window.
ATAGTAATAATTGTCATagagttaatgaaaataattgtcatttatttacaattaatattttcattcattgGTAGTTAATGAGTCAGATCTAACGGTAAGCtcattagaatttaaaatatatttctggtAAAGAAGACAGGTAACTTGAACTTGAACTGAAATTTAGAGCTCTGATAACTaaatcttgattacaagattattacgcgaagtcactgacttgagcgtcggagtgtcttttgcaggcaccctcccccgcggcttggacaaggagaagagagaagacaacACAATTGGACATCGGAGCAGATAACTCtgaatgttttggattaggATTCTAAATCCTACCGAAACACCAAGCAATCTTAGAAGCCACAGAAGGTGTTGAGAATGTCCACATCATTGATTTTGACATCATGGAGGGAATCCAGTAGCCACCCTTGATGGTTGATCTTGCAATGAGGAAAAACAGTACTACTTCCCTTAGAGTATCAGCGATCATAGTGGACCAGAGAGGTGCTGCTTCTGCTGAATAAACAGGAAGAAGGCTGAAAGAGTTTGCAGCTTCTATAAACTTTCCATTTACGTTTGATCAAATGATGatggaaagagaagaagatattGAAGGAATTGAAGTTGGTGAAACAGTGATAGTGAACTGTATGATAGACCAATGGATGCCTAATAGGAGCTTCTCACTGGTGAAAACGTTTTTGGATGGTGTGACGAAACTGTGGTCGAGGCTTGTGGTTTCGGTGGAAGAAGAACTGTTTAATTTTTCAAGGCTGAAATCTATGTCCTTTGTGGAGTTCTTCTGTGAGGCTTTGCATCACTACAGTGCAGTTTGTGATTCACTTGGTAGTAGTGTGTGGGGTAGTCACAAGATGGCGTCGAGGCTGATAGAGAAAGAGATTTTGGGGCTCAGAATATTGGATAGTGTGAGGCAGTTTCCTTGTGAGAGAAATGAGAGAGGTTTGGGAAGAAGGGTTTTATTCATTAAAAGGGTTTAAATGTGTTCCTATGAGTACTTGTAATATTTCACAGGCTAAGTTCTTGGTGAGCCTCTTTGGTGGAGGGTATTGGGTCCAATTCGAGAAGGGTAGGTTGGCCTTGTGTTGGAATTCACGACCTTTGACTGTGGCTTCAATATGGGTCTCGTTGTTCGTCTTCTCTTGTGGGATTCATTTAGTTTCTTCTCAGTGGTGGAGTCACCTTCTGTGGAAGATGCAAAAGCAGAGTCTCCTGTAGGGTCTGGGAGAGGGAGAGAAGCCGGAGacggaggaagaggaagagaagtcGGGAAAGATTCACTCtgttagaaaaagaaaaataacgtGACATACATTGTTAGCCACATCAGCTTTTTTTAATGCTGTTAGTGTAGGAAGAtcaaaaaattaaggtttcttaaaaaaaaggactaaaatgtaccttactttaaAAGAGggattaaaaacaaattcgcttgatagtttagggactaaaatcatatttaacccaattttattattataattatataaatatatttcacttactataatataataatttaatgttataattattaatattatttatattatgaatcatatatttaatagaaatagaaaaatagttatatttaaatttcaattattattagtctaatatttttttgttttgtttaatgagatttcattataatttataaaaagaaaatatagagatattttaaatattttcaaacttaagtatttttaaaatattttaaaaataattttaactttattaattttgtttcgttaaatgtatataaaattaatatatttttttatcagtaaaaGTTTTATTAATCTGAATTTAAGATCTCATTTATTTCAAtacctttaaattttttactaatGTAATTAACTCGTGTCATTTTTTTAGTACGGTTAAAATAAGTTACTCGATCTAATTCATTTTCGTTTATCAcgaattaattatttagtttgaCTTACTTGTTAAGAAgctcaaaaaatttaaattcaatttaaccTATTACGGATTTTTAGTTAACggatttttagttaaataaattgattcGCCAATtcccttaattataaatttttttttcaatttaaaaaaaaaaagtaacaaaaagtAAGGTACAAGTGTAAACAATGATCCGTCCCCATGAAGAAGAAGGCCTAGTAAAACTGTagaaataaagatagaacaGTAGTTTCTTTCCTGTCTGAAAAGTCGATTTGAAATACTTTTGCTTTATTGAGATTCCAAGTTGATGCAATAAAGATATAATGCTCATTATCATACTAACCCTGATAATCTGATGAGACTGTGGtagaataatcaaaatatataggAATCTTCCTGATTATGCAGCTATATAATAAGAAGTAAGAGAATGACCATATCTCCCTCCACCAGGATGTTCAGGTAATAGAACAacgtttttcttaattttatttatttcttaacttCGTTATCCTTACAAGTTACAATCACTATTAGTCACCAATCCAATTACTTTTAACACGTTAAACATACAATGTCTCAAAGccaaaaatttcatatattaaaacaattcactaaattattataaattagcACCAATTAAGAATGCTAAAATCACAAACCAGTCCATGCAGCTACACACCCAGCAAGTGCACTAAGAGTGAAATCGCTCACAAATCTAGTTTTCCATGAATGAAGAATAATGTTTCCGTTTCAACTACTGAAATAGAACTATTTACTTATCTAACATTTTTTATGCTACTGCTCTAGTCTTAAACTTGATTTTTGCATGTATATTTTCTTGATTgcaatgtttttgttttatttcattattaaaaaattatgtgagTTGATAAATCAATCTGACTTATTATAGATTCAATCTAGATAAGTCGAATTTTTAgtgaatcaaatttaaaattaatttgtattaaaattttaattttttttaatctaatctGATCCGAATCTGTAATGAGTTAGGTTAACTTACaaattttaacttgttttaatAACACTAATTCTTCATCtcgttaaatatgtttttagtctttgaattttgtaacaaaattagaaactttgatattttttgtttttaaactttaaaaatgaattaatataatcattcaacctaattacattaaattttgttgatCTATTAAATGTATTTTCCAACATATATTAAAGCTGGAACGCCTCAAACAAACAAGTAAACAATTCaattaattagattaaaatgacaatataaattaatattttaaaatttaataaccaaaatatatcaaaattttgaatataaataaaaaattttattttaaaattatagactaaaaatatatttattcttaaatcaATTCATAGTAAAtcatatttattcttaaatcaATTCATagtaaatcattttttaatatataaatatgttgcATATCATAACTCCCAAtccaagataaaaaatatttgcatacaTCATATTCCTTGCAGCAAAATCCTCCGAAACAAGAAATGGCAAAAGCTTCAGTTCATCAATTGGCATTCTTTATGTTTCTATTTCTGGTTGCATCTGGTATTTCCCTACCTTCTTCCGTGGCACTTGTTTGAATGCACACCTTATTTTCAAACTGCAGagatcaatatatatttttcttgggtattcctttatttttatttttatttttattttatttacaggtTTTATGCAACAAGCTTTTGCTGTTAAGCACAGCCCAAATTGCTCTACGGTGTGTCTTGTGGGATATTGCCTTTGCAACTGCGATTCTACAACAATGGATGTACAACACAACGTTAGCAAACCCTTCTAGTCCATGCTTGGTTTGGCTTACAAGGGAAATTATGCATAATActttataaactaataatattaataactttttgtGTTCAATTTCCTCATGCCTCCTTCTTTCTGTCATGTTTCAATTAtacatgtttgtttgtttataaaaaataaaaagaaaacgcACATTCAAAAACACCAAGTGcgtatataattacattatcGCATTAAAAACCTTTTAAACAaggtttaatatctattttggtTCCTCGATTTGTGTTCAAAGTTAAGTTCACAAATATCCTATATTTTGCAAAAACAGTTTAAATTGATCCTTTttgcttacggcgttaaaaGACTAACGACAAAGTTACTCTGCTGGCTAAAATTAAATGACATGTCCAATTAGTTGGCAAGCTCAACCAATAAGAGACTGCCACGTGACAGTCCCTTTTCCACTCAAAAGCTTTATcacacttcttcatcttcttcaatcaCTGTAGTCATCGTCACCGTTAACCAATCACACTGTAATTTAGTTGtcaagaaacaaaaaattaaagtgaGGGAGAAAAACCTTCAGAGGGTAAAGACCAACTTTGAGTTCATGAGATTGTTGTTCTTTGGTTTCTTTATTGCTTGAATCAAGTGTCGACACTAATTGAGAAGAAGAATATAAAGTTTGATGAGCATTTTCGGGGTTATTGGCACTGTTGTTCTCTGATTCCTTCTTCTCTGTTGTGAAATCCATAATCGCATGCTGCTTCCCAAACCCTAATCCCCTTTTCCCAAACCCTATTCCCCTTTTCCCAAACTCTAATCCCTAATCGGACGCTGCttcaaacataatttatttatgtttattcaattttgtttgacTGGAATAAAAAACCTCACTATCTTCCAATCCTAGTGTCTCACCCTTGCTGTAAACCAACATCGCCACCGCCCCGTGCGCCTCCGCTCTCTCCACTACTGCACCGCGCCCCATCTCTCCGCCCTTCCACACAATTTTTATTTGCAGCTCCTGGCTTATTGGAGAAAAAGGTTCTCAACATTTTCGGTTAGTGATATGTAGAGACCCTACAGTTTACCGACTTCCGGTGTTCTAAactatttcataaatattttggtCAAGAATATATGAATGAAGTTGTATTTGGTAATCTTTTAGTGCTATCAGCATTAGGTTTTATCCATGTTTTCATGGATGTTGCAACTTTGAATTGTTTAAAGATAGGGCATAAATTTAAccttagtatattttaaaacaaaaatttggaATTTGATTTGTTCCGACAAGGTGAGGGTGTAGGGTGAGGGTGTGGAGGTAGGAAGAAATGGTGGAGTTTGAGGAAGTGGAGAGAAAAAGTTTTTCCACTGGAGagaagaggaggagaaggaaGGTGTAGAAGAGTAAGAGAAATGTAGAGCGAAGAAACCGAGAATGCCACGTAATGAATAAACTGTACAACTCATTCAGGTTTCGTCAGGTAAGCAACTTTGCTATTAATTTTCTAAACCCTGAACAAAAAAGACTAACGTGAATCGTTTTTGCAAAATATAGGACGAttgtaaactttaaaaaaaacaactttaaataCACCATACAAACTGGAGAaacaaaataggtattaaatcTTTAAACAATTATTGAAGAAGCAAAAGTTAATGAAGTAATGCTAAATTTGTAAAGTTTACGCACTGacttttaattcatatttaataaagTAATGATAAACTTACattgaatattgaaaataaagacTTTGTCTTTAACAAAAATTTGGTGAATTCCATAAACTCTTAacttataatttgttaaaaattaaaaaattagctttttagattaaaaatgttttactaataaacttttatatatatatatatatatatatatatatatatatatatatatatatatatatatatatatatatatatatatatatatatatatatatatatatatatatatatatatatatatcagcaATTATCTAATTTGTATGCAAGTTTATTACAtcaattttaaatgttatttaatactcaaacaaataaaagtatataaataatgtGATCTCCATACAGGCTAATTTAATCCAAGATTTGATCATGACGgacaaaaataatcaataaccataaaataaatattatctttggtatttttcacattaaattagtataattatgGAGACTATAATTGATTAcaaattagaatatattttaaagttaaataaagatattttacatttaattcatTCATTAGTGAAAAGTGTGTTTAACTATATCACTAAGTtgattgtaaaaaaatttaagataaaaaggTGCATGGAAAACTTGAATTTTCTGTCATTTTTTCAAGTCATATGTATGACATCTAAGGTTAAAGAGTCAGGTAATTATATGAACGTAAATATGACCATTTTATGGGACAGGTAAcataaaaatcatgtttttttattgcaCTTATGATACATGAATGACGAACTAAGTGATGGTTTGTCGTTGTAGGTGTCCTTCCATCTATCTATTTGTCTCATTTATTGTGATAGACGTTTCACTACAATCAGCCACGTTAACATCGCTGCATGTCCGCGTGGAACCAAAGCCTCAGCCCACGTTCACCATCTTCGGCTTATATATACGAGTCAGGAGGAGGGTAAGATATTCCACACGCTCTAGAGAGAGACTGATCAGTTGCAAGAGTTAATGACCTCCACGGACAGGTCACCGGAACCGACTCCGGCGAAGGGTCCAGAACTAACTCCGGGAAAGGCGATGGAGTTGGCAGCACATGATCGATAAGGGTGCGATGATGATACTGGAGCCCATAAAGACGCGTGTTCTTTCTCAAAACTCAATATCTGATTCTTGGTCTTcttgttttttctctctttttgtttcaaatttctCAAAAACTTAATATCTgatttgtttaatgttttggtTGTGTGCTTGATAGGTGTGGAGTATATTGTTTCTGATGATATCTTTGAAACTATGCCACCGGAGGAACAGAAACTTTGGCATTCTCATGCTTATGAGGTTTTTATTCTGATCTTTTGCTTTGCCTgtcgtgtttttttttattctatttggaATTGAAAATTTCTGAATGATGATTTGGATCGTGCAGGTCAAATCGGGTCTCTGGGTGAACCCCAGAGTTCCAGAGCTTATTGGGAAACCGGAACTCGAAAACCTAGCCAAAACTTACGGCAAATTCTGGTGTACGTGGTAGGCTGACAGAGgtgaaaatttatttcaaagacctttagtttaaatttaagtaaACCGATCCAATTTCTGATTGACCCCATCGATTAGTCTAAAAGTAATGGTGTGATCTTGGTTAGTTGgtgaaaattataaatgcaGGGGACAGGCTTCCTATGGGTGCACCTGCGCTGATGATGTCTCCACAAGCAGTAAGTCCTGGTTTGGTGAGGGCAGAGCTGGTGCATGAGAGGGATGCCAAGTATTTCCTCAGAGAGCCTGAAAAGCTCAAGGGTGGAGATTCCTGATCCAGAGATGACCAATTTCT
Protein-coding sequences here:
- the LOC108341663 gene encoding oil body-associated protein 2A isoform X1: MIDKGAMMILEPIKTRVEYIVSDDIFETMPPEEQKLWHSHAYEVKSGLWVNPRVPELIGKPELENLAKTYGKFWCTWGQASYGCTCADDVSTSSKSWFGEGRAGA
- the LOC108341663 gene encoding oil body-associated protein 2A isoform X2 — its product is MPPEEQKLWHSHAYEVKSGLWVNPRVPELIGKPELENLAKTYGKFWCTWGQASYGCTCADDVSTSSKSWFGEGRAGA